One stretch of Podospora pseudoanserina strain CBS 124.78 chromosome 4, whole genome shotgun sequence DNA includes these proteins:
- a CDS encoding hypothetical protein (COG:S; EggNog:ENOG503P5M9) has translation MSSNCAHFLSALPPLHLLCFSFLLGATLYQSFIMTKISYRALPKAAFRSLQKQAWPFYFRSQSLLVVITAVTIPRDDLVPFEASLMSWVPHAVAFTSAMLNTFIFEPATRKAMVQVTHQETRDGLSCNLTQYDENKVMEGASVSASSGMVVVKRRFSFSHAMCIHLNLLTLGAVLAYGWTLAARIR, from the exons ATGAGTTCAAACTGCGCTCATTTCCTGTCAGCTTTGCCGCCTCTTCACCTACTGTGTTTCTCCTTTTTGCTTGGGGCAACCCTATACCAAAGCTTCATCATGACCAAGATCAGCTACCGAGCCCTCCCAAAGGCCGCTTTCCGAAGCCTTCAGAAACAGGCCTGGCCGTTTTATTTCCGATCCCAATCATTATTGGTCGTTATCACTGCTGTGACTATCCCTCGAGATGATCTTGTTCCCTTCGAGGCAAGCCTCATGAGCTGGGTTCCCCACGCCGTTGCGTTCACCTCAGCAATGTTGAATACATTCATCTTTGAACCTGCTACACGAAAGGCCATGGTTCAAGTTACTCATCAAG AAACGAGAGATGGGCTTAGCTGCAACCTGACACAATATGATGAGAACaaggtgatggagggtgcTAGTGTCAGCGCATCgtcggggatggtggtggtgaagagacGGTTTTCATTCAGCCACGCAATGTGcatccacctcaacctgTTGACACTGGGCGCTGTGTTGGCTTATGGCTGGACATTGGCCGCGAGGATCCGGTGA
- a CDS encoding hypothetical protein (EggNog:ENOG503P00U; COG:S), with translation MLLLLSLLSTLGLAAPQLGTSPWGPNVSSTMLRFGCHQLVIDRIDPLVNPGSLPSPHLHQIVGGNAFDISMPHNTDISSLANCTTCSYSEDFSNYWTANLYFRARNGSYKRVPQIPNRLLFGDDFTTKTDGGFVVYYVSGGIGDVTAFRPGFRMLVGDAGRREPQGLRNQTCFRCYTGPDFGGDDKAPCVDDAVDFEGLPNKMCWGIRSNVLYPTCWDGKNLDSPDHKSHVAYPVETGPHTFTGLGTGGQCPESHPVRIPQLMLEIVWDTSLFNDPDEWPEDGSQPFVLSTGDTTGYGQHGDYVFGWKGDSLQRAMDGVCFGANCHVLESQSLGEAKRCSVSSRVGEEVDGWLDTLPGNPDIREKK, from the exons atgctcctcctcctatccctcctctcaaccctcggcctcgccgCCCCCCAACTGGGCACCTCCCCCTGGGGCCCAAACGTCTCATCAACCATGCTCCGCTTCGGCTGCCACCAGCTCGTAATCGACCGAATCGACCCCCTCGTCAACCCAGGCTCCCTACCCTCcccacacctccaccaaatcGTGGGCGGCAACGCCTTCGATATCTCCATGCCACACAACACcgacatctcctccctcgccaactgCACCACCTGCTCCTACTCTGAAGACTTCTCAAACTACTGGACCGCCAACCTCTATTTTCGCGCACGAAATGGTTCCTACAAACGCGTCCCCCAAATACCCAACAGGCTATTATTCGGCGATGATTTCACTACCAAAACGGATGGTGGCTTCGTGGTGTATTACGTCAGCGGTGGGATAGGGGACGTGACTGCCTTTCGGCCTGGATTCCggatgttggttggggatgccgggaggagggaacCGCAGGGGTTGAGGAATCAAACTTGCTTCCGGTGTTATACCGGGCCTGACTTTGGAGGGGATGATAAAGCGCCTTGCGTGGATGATGCGGTGGACTTTGAGGGGTTACCCAATAAAATGTGCTGGGGGATTAGGAGTAATGTGCTTTATCCGACTTGTTGGGATGGGAAGAATTTGGACAGTCCTGATCATAAGAGCCATGTGGCGTATCCGGTTGAAACCGGGCCGCATACGTTTACTGGGTTGGGGACGGGAGGACAGTGTCCGGAGAGTCATCCTGTTAGGATACCGCAGTTGATGCTTGAG ATTGTGTGGGATACGAGTTTGTTTAATGACCCGGATGAGTGGCCGGAGGATGGGTCGCAGCCTTTTGTTTTGAGCACGGGTGATACCACGGGGTATGGGCAGCATGGGGACTATGTGTTtgggtggaaaggggatTCTCTGCAACGGGCGATGGATGGGGTGTGCTTTGGGGCTAATTGTCATGTACTGGAGAGCCAGTCTTTGGGGGAGGCAAAGAGGTGTAGTGTGTCTTCGAgagtgggggaggaggtggatggat GGCTTGATACGCTTCCTGGGAATCCAGATATTCGGGAGAAGAAGTGA
- a CDS encoding hypothetical protein (COG:S; EggNog:ENOG502I848) — protein MNTSRCTAILLVLDVACTRFRASSTKANAGKMKLSFSLLLPLLVIAQETTLGTGAHFRLTRYSGTGCPEGSSNITISETGEWIIITYSQFRTYLGPDYTRAERGKTCHVYLAIIAPSVDHLPQGVQGVQHTLADSVYEGYYTQLDDGVTALHHSTYYTHDLGPFNVVATATFDGGETWKAPGKSYSETREIPRSSLEYGRCVQPGARMSVFYAHDQITMSSSNPEARGVSVAGDTADLLYTRRIRVLWQACTP, from the exons ATGAATACCTCTCGATGCACCGCGATACTTCTGGTGCTAGATGTGGCATGTACCAGGTTCAGAGCTTCCTCGACGAAG GCAAACGCCGGCAAAATGAAGCTTTCATTTTCTCTTCTACTTCCTTTGCTCGTGATAGCCCAGGAGACAACCCTGGGAACAGGAGCGCATTTCCGGCTGACAAGATACTCAGGCACTGGCTGCCCGGAAGGCTCGAGCAACATAACAATCTCAGAAACAGGTGAGTGGATCATTATTACCTACAGCCAATTTCGAACCTACCTTGGGCCAGACTATACTCGAGCGGAGAGGGGTAAGACCTGTCATGTTTATCTCGCTATCATTGCCCCGAGCGTCgaccatctccctcaaggGGTTCAAGGGGTGCAGCACACGCTTGCGGACAGCGTATATGAAGGATACTACACTCAGCTCGATGATGGAGTGACAGCTCTTCACCACAGCACATACTACACCCATGATTTGGGCCCCTTCAACGTGGTCGCGACGGCAACAttcgatggtggtgagactTGGAAAGCACCTGGCAAATCGTACAGCGAGACCAGAGAGATCCCTCGCAGCTCCCTGGAGTATGGCCGCTGTGTCCAACCAGGTGCTAGAATGTCGGTATTCTATGCCCACGATCAGATCACCATGAGCAGCTCAAATCCAGAAGCCCGTGGCGTTTCGGTTGCGGGCGACACGGCCGACTTGTTGTATACGCGCCGTATCAGAGTCCT ATGGCAAGCGTGTACTCCGTAA